A region of Oncorhynchus masou masou isolate Uvic2021 chromosome 29, UVic_Omas_1.1, whole genome shotgun sequence DNA encodes the following proteins:
- the pigv gene encoding palmitoyltransferase ZDHHC18-A: protein MDVKTVLQFAATTRGLSLLIQALLNAAIPDHEADAFTPPRAEEPRLLDPAVQWFLGGLSHWDAEHFLFIAERGYLYEHNYAFFPLFPVILRGLAETILRPLSGCLTLRGRLLLAVALGNSALFLLSVVALYGLGRVVLQDRRLALVSSLLYCLTPANVFMTAGYSESLFAALTFGGLFLLERGYTLRACLALSIATAARANGLVNVGFLLYLPLQQALSKIWGLRKDNNRHNKCLHYTWIVARLLFTAALGTAVIALPFLVFQYYGYRVFCTPSLSLEQVSPALIQLAEDKGYRVPDENAPPPLWCLRPLPLLYSHIQDVYWDVGFLRYFQLKQIPNFLLALPMATLGMAAAYMYYRANPARCLRLGLWDGGANKRPDKPTPGFYSPRVFLYVVHATMLLGFGTFCMHVQVLTRFLSSSSPVPFWISAHLLLLYEPLLQRRSPPTYNKGQQRGTPRTVFLYLPQNPIVHLLSRWKTCSIPTRWILGYFISYWLMGLALHCNFLPWT from the exons ATGGACGTGAAGACGGTTCTGCAATTCGCCGCCACCACAAGAGGCTTGTCACTACTaatacag GCTCTCCTAAATGCTGCAATCCCAGATCACGAAGCTGATGCATTCACTCCTCCACGTGCAGAGGAGCCTCGGCTtctggatcctgcagtgcaaTGGTTTCTAGGGGGCCTTTCCCACTGGGATGCAGAGCATTTCCTCTTCATTGCTGAGAGGGGTTACCTGTATGAGCACAACTACGCCTTCTTCCCCCTGTTCCCTGTCATACTGCGGGGGCTTGCAGAGACTATACTACGGCCCCTCAGTGGCTGTCTTACACTGCGTGGACGCCTGCTGCTGGCTGTTGCCTTGGGTAACAGCGCCCTCTTCCTGCTGAGTGTGGTAGCACTGTATGGACTCGGCCGTGTGGTGCTGCAGGATCGGCGGCTTGCTCTAGTCTCAAGTTTACTCTACTGTCTCACCCCTGCCAATGTCTTCATGACTGCTGGTTACTCAGAGAGCCTGTTTGCTGCACTGACCTTCGGTGGCCTCTTTCTCCTTGAGAGAGGATACACCCTCAGAGCCTGTCTGGCTCTGAGTATAGCTACTGCTGCGAGAGCCAATGGACTTGTTAATGTAGGATTCTTGCTGTATCTGCCCCTGCAACAGGCCCTGTCCAAGATCTGGGGACTGCGTAAGGACAATAACAGGCACAACAAATGCCTCCACTACACCTGGATCGTCGCTCGTCTCCTTTTCACGGCTGCATTGGGCACAGCAGTTATTGCACTCCCCTTCTTGGTCTTCCAGTACTATGGGTACAGGGTGTTCTGTACACCCTCCCTCTCCTTGGAGCAGGTTTCCCCTGCCCTCATCCAGCTTGCTGAGGATAAAGGCTACAGGGTCCCTGACGAAAACGCACCCCCACCCCTCTGGTGCCTGCGACCCCTCCCCCTACTCTACTCTCATATCCAGGATGTGTATTGGGATGTGGGCTTCCTGCGCTACTTCCAGCTTAAGCAGATACCCAACTTCCTGCTGGCACTGCCCATGGCAACTCTGGGCATGGCGGCGGCCTACATGTACTATAGGGCTAACCCAGCTAGGTGTCTGAGACTGGGGTTGTGGGACGGAGGGGCAAATAAACGGCCAGACAAACCCACACCTGGATTTTACAGCCCCAGggtgtttttgtatgtggtgcATGCTACAATGCTCCTGGGATTTGGAACATTCTGCATGCATGTGCAG GTTTTGACCCGGtttctgtcttcctcctcccctgtACCTTTCTGGATCAGTGCCCACCTGCTCTTACTCTACGAGCCTCTCCTTCAGCGAAGGTCACCACCCACATACAATAAGGGGCAGCAGCGGGGGACACCTAGAACTGTCTTCTTGTACTTACCCCAAAACCCCATTGTTCATCTACTGTCCCGCTGGAAGACATGCTCTATTCCCACACGATGGATTCTAGGGTACTTCATCTCCTATTGGCTTATGGGCCTGGCACTGCACTGTAACTTCTTACCATGGACTTGA